One genomic window of Aptenodytes patagonicus chromosome 19, bAptPat1.pri.cur, whole genome shotgun sequence includes the following:
- the ARHGEF10L gene encoding rho guanine nucleotide exchange factor 10-like protein isoform X1, whose amino-acid sequence MASSELPPHPAVGDHLAPETPSPLPQGEEDLGEAFDFEDSEEEEEEEEEDSVAEPSGEAVLRAPPRRRRAASSSVDGLVPETQEGLPAGVSNGEAGGEPHISAQTWKRKSGRRGERFEFPAVEDDVIYDDVPCENLDAEQDGPGTERSLIYEEVQRGEGPRAGEDLGWSSSEFESYSEDSGEETKPEAEPAKQRASFQPKLSPDLNRLKERYARTKRDILALRVGGRDMQELKQKYDWKMTQLMKAAKSGTKDGLEKTKIAVMRKVTFLHRKEAPGDGERRRRAAEAEKQPPARWSSRVSLEHHGGGDSEEEDTGFLEVTVSDMKHPPPELGPMPEGLSPQQVVRRHILGSIVQSERSYVDSLKRILQDYRNPLMEMEPKVLSARKCQVVFFRLKEILQCHSMFQIALASRVAEWDSAEKIGDLFVASFSKSMVLDVYSDYVNNFTTAMSLIKKACLTKPAFLDFLKKRQMASADRVTLYGLMVKPIQRFPQFILLLQDMLKNTPKGHADRLSLQLALTELETLAEKLNEQKRLADQVAEIQQLSKSISDRSSLNKLLSSGQRQLLLCETLTETVYGDRGQLIKSKERKVFLLNDMLVCANINFKGQLEISSLVPLGPKYVVKWSTALPQVQVVEVGQESGAYDKDNVVIHNAGAKKHVPAGQASHNKVYLGPPRLFQELQDLQKDLAVVEQITLLISTLHGTYQNLNMTVAQDWCLALQRMMKVKEEEIHSANKCRLRLLLPGKPDKSGRPISVMVVFITPNPLSKISWVNRLHLAKIGLREENQPGWLCPDEDKKSKAPFWCPILSCHMPAFSSKALDLQLGTAVHNPVQSSLLGFSAVSTSLPQGYLWVGGGQEGAGGQVEIFSLNRAVPRTVKSFPVASPVLCMEYIPEAGEGELAGTQEPQPTTEQPPTSLHPTVCLGLRDGSIAVYGSVDTGTQCLLTCKSPGMQPVLCLKHSPEYLFAGLQDGTVAAYPRSNGGLWDPAEQPTRLAVGTGPVRALLTLDETLWASCANQVTVLDATSLRAQQTFEAHPDTEASVTHMIKAGSGVWMAFSSGSSIRLFHTETLEHLQEINIATRTTFVLPGQKHVRVTSLLICQGSLWVGTDQGIIVLLPVPRLEGIPKITGKGMVSLNGHGGPVEFLAVALSTLAPDVLKGDQEEEEEGEEEKTPELDGPPPREMRKKGILLQYRLRSTSHLPGQLLSVREAPVGGTPAHTEEDGSIYEMADDPDVWVRSRPCARETPRKEISSVAIVSGGRGYRNFNAESPRRGGDADSTLLIWQVPLTL is encoded by the exons ATGGCTTCGTCCGAGCTGCCCCCTCACCCCGCAGTAG GTGACCATCTCGCCCcagagacccccagccccctgccccagggggAGGAGGACCTTGGCGAAGCCTTTGACTTTGAGGacagcgaggaagaggaggaggaggaagaagaagactCGGTGGCCGAGCCGAGCGGCGAAGCGGTCCTCCGGGCACCCCCTCGCAGGCGACGTGCTGCCAGCTCCAGCGTCG ATGGGCTGGTGCCAGAGACCCAGGAAGG GCTGCCAGCGGGGGTGAGCAATGGGGAGGCTGGTGGAGAGCCCCACATCAGTGCCCAGACCTGGAAGAGGAAAAGCGGCCGCCGAG GTGAGCGCTTCGAGTTCCCGGCGGTGGAGGACGATGTGATCTATGACGATGTCCCCTGTGAAAACCTTGACGCCGAGCAGGACG GCCCGGGGACGGAGCGCAGCCTGATCTATGAGGAGGTGCAGCGCGGCgaggggccgcgggcgggcgAGGATTTGGGCTGGAGCTCCAGCGAATTCGAGAGCTACAGCGAGGATTCAGGCGAGGAAACCAAGCCGGAGGCCGAGCCGGCCAAGCAGCGGGCATCCTTCCAGCCCAAG CTTTCTCCAGACCTGAATAGACTAAAGGAGAGATACGCCAGGACTAAGAGGGACATCCTGGCTTTAAGAGTTGGGGGGAGAGACATGCAGGAGCTGAAGCAGAAGTACGATTGGAAG ATGACCCAGCTGATGAAAGCAGCCAAAAGCGGCACCAAGGATGGTTTGGAGAAGACCAAGATCGCGGTGATGAGGAAGGTGACGTTCCTGCACCGGAAAGAAGCACCAG GGGAtggggagcggaggaggagggCAGCGGAGGCGGAAAAGCAGCCGCCTGCCCGCTGGAGCTCGAGGGTCTCCCTGGAGCATCACGGGGGAG gGGACTCGGAGGAGGAGGACACGGGTTTCCTGGAGGTCACCGTCTCCGACATGAAGCACCCGCCGCCGGAGCTGGGCCCCATGCCCGAGGGGCTGAGCCCGCAGCAG GTGGTACGGCGGCACATCCTGGGCTCCATCGTGCAGAGCGAGCGGAGCTACGTGGACTCCCTGAAACGCATCCTGCAG GATTACAGGAACCCGCTGATGGAGATGGAGCCGAAGGTGCTGAGCGCTAGGAAGTGCCAGGTGGTGTTTTTTCGTCTGAAGGAGATCCTGCAGTGCCACTCCATGTTCCAGATCGCCCTCGCCTCCCGCGTGGCCGAGTGGGACTCGGCGGAGAAGATCGGGGACCTCTTTGTGGCCTCG tTCTCCAAGTCGATGGTGCTGGACGTCTACAGCGACTACGTCAACAACTTCACCACTGCCATGTCCCTTATCAAGAAGGCTTGTCTCACCAAACCTGCCTTCCTCGACTTCCTCAAG aAGAGACAGATGGCGAGCGCCGACCGGGTCACGCTCTATGGGCTGATGGTGAAGCCCATCCAGAGGTTCCCCCAGTTCATCCTGCTCCTGCAG GACATGCTGAAAAACACCCCCAAGGGCCATGCGGACCGCCTGTCCCTCCAGCTGGCCCTCACCGAGCTGGAGACGTTGGCAGAGAAGCTCAACGAGCAGAAGCGCTTGGCCGACCAAGTCGCCGAAATCCAGCAGCTCAGCAAGAGCATCAGTGACCGCAGCAGCCTCAACAAG CTGCTGAGCTCGGGGCAGCGGCAGCTCCTGCTCTGCGAGACGCTGACCGAGACGGTGTACGGCGACCGGGGGCAGCTCATCAAGTCGAAGGAACGGAAGGTTTTCCTCCTCAACGACATGCTGGTCTGCGCCAACATCAACTTCAA AGGCCAGCTGGAAATTAGCAGCCTGGTGCCCCTGGGTCCCAAATACGTGGTGAAGTGGAGCACGGCCCTCCCACAGGTACAGGTGGTggaggtggggcaggagagcggCGCCTACGACAAGGACAACGTCGTCATCCACAACGCTGGCGCCAAGAAGCACGTGCCGGCCGGGCAGGCTTCACACA ATAAAGTCTACCTGGGGCCACCGCGGCTCttccaggagctgcaggacctGCAGAAGGACCTGGCGGTGGTGGAGCAGATCACCCTTCTCATCAGCACCTTGCATGGCACCTACCAG AACCTGAACATGACGGTGGCCCAGGACTGGTGCTTGGCCCTGCAGAGGATGatgaaggtgaaggaggaggagatccACTCCGCCAACAAGTGCCGCCTCCGTCTCCTGCTGCCCGGGAAGCCAGACAA GTCTGGCCGCCCCATCAGCGTCATGGTGGTCTTCATCACTCCAAACCCCCTGAGCAAGATCTCCTGGGTGAACCGCCTGCACTTGGCCAAGATAGGACTGC GGGAGGAGAACCAGCCGGGCTGGCTCTGTCCCGACGAAGACAAGAAGAGCAAAGCTCCTTTCTGGTGCCCCATACTCTCCTGCCACATGCCCGCCTTCTCCTCCAAGGCCCTCGATCTGCAG CTTGGCACCGCGGTGCACAACCCTGTGCAGTCCTCGCTGCTGGGCTTCTCCGCCGTCAGCACCTCGCTGCCGCAGGGCTACCTCTGG GTTGGGGGGGGCCAGGAAGGCGCAGGAGGGCAGGTGGAGATCTTCTCCCTCAACCGTGCCGTGCCACGGACAGTGAAGTCCTTCCCAGTGGCTTCGCCGGTGCTGTGCATGGAGTACATCCCCGAGGCGGGCGAGGGGGAACTGGCGGGCACCCAGGAGCCCCAACCGACCACCGAACAGCCCCCCACGTCCCTGCATCCCACCGTGTGCTTGGGGTTGCGGGATGGCAG CATCGCGGTCTACGGCAGCGTGGACACGGGGACGCAGTGCTTGTTGACCTGCAAAAGCCCGGGCATGCAACCCGTCCTCTGCTTGAAGCACAGCCCCGAGTACCTGTTTGCGGGGTTGCAGGATGGGACCGTGGCCGCCTACCCCAGAAGCAACG GGGGGCTGTGGGACCCGGCAGAGCAGCCCACCCGCCTGGCCGTGGGTACCGGCCCCGTGCGAGCCCTCCTGACGCTGGATGAGACCCTCTGGGCCAGCTGCGCCAACCAGGTCACCGTCCTCGATGCCACCAGCCTCCGCGCCCAG CAAACCTTCGAGGCCCACCCGGACACGGAGGCCAGCGTCACGCACATGATCAAGGCGGGCAGCGGGGTCTGGATGGCCTTTTCCTCGGGCTCCTCCATCCGCCTCTTCCACACCGAGACGCTGGAGCATCTGCAGGAGATCAACATCGCCACCAGGACCACCTTCGTCCTGCCGG GTCAAAAACACGTCCGGGTCACCAGCCTCCTCATCTGCCAGGGTTCGCTCTGGGTGGGCACCGACCAGGGCATCATCGTGCTGCTGCCCGTGCCCCGCTTGGAGGGCATCCCCAAAATCACCG GAAAAGGCATGGTGTCCCTCAACGGGCACGGTGGCCCCGTGGAGTTTTTGGCGGTGGCGTTGAGCACCCTGGCCCCCGACGTGCTAAAGGGcgaccaggaggaggaagaggagggtgaggaAGAGAAAACCCCCGAGCTGGATGGCCCCCCGCCTcgagaaatgagaaaaaaagggattttattGCAATATCGCCTCCGATCCACCTCCCACCTCCCCGGGCAGCTGCTGTCGGTGCGGGAAGCGCCGGTCGGCGGCACGCCGGCACACACCGAGGAGGACGGCTCCATCTACGAGATGGCCGATGACCCCGACGTCTGGGTGCGGAGCCGACCCTGCGCCCGCGAGACCCCACGCAAGGAGATCTCCTCGGTGGCCATCGTTTCGGGGGGTCGGGGTTACCGTAACTTCAACGCCGAATCGCCGCGCCGGGGTGGCGATGCCGACAGCACCCTGCTCATCTGGCAGGTCCCGTTGACGCTATAg
- the ARHGEF10L gene encoding rho guanine nucleotide exchange factor 10-like protein isoform X2, translated as MASSELPPHPAVGDHLAPETPSPLPQGEEDLGEAFDFEDSEEEEEEEEEDSVAEPSGEAVLRAPPRRRRAASSSVDGLVPETQEGLPAGVSNGEAGGEPHISAQTWKRKSGRRGERFEFPAVEDDVIYDDVPCENLDAEQDGPGTERSLIYEEVQRGEGPRAGEDLGWSSSEFESYSEDSGEETKPEAEPAKQRASFQPKLSPDLNRLKERYARTKRDILALRVGGRDMQELKQKYDWKMTQLMKAAKSGTKDGLEKTKIAVMRKVTFLHRKEAPGDSEEEDTGFLEVTVSDMKHPPPELGPMPEGLSPQQVVRRHILGSIVQSERSYVDSLKRILQDYRNPLMEMEPKVLSARKCQVVFFRLKEILQCHSMFQIALASRVAEWDSAEKIGDLFVASFSKSMVLDVYSDYVNNFTTAMSLIKKACLTKPAFLDFLKKRQMASADRVTLYGLMVKPIQRFPQFILLLQDMLKNTPKGHADRLSLQLALTELETLAEKLNEQKRLADQVAEIQQLSKSISDRSSLNKLLSSGQRQLLLCETLTETVYGDRGQLIKSKERKVFLLNDMLVCANINFKGQLEISSLVPLGPKYVVKWSTALPQVQVVEVGQESGAYDKDNVVIHNAGAKKHVPAGQASHNKVYLGPPRLFQELQDLQKDLAVVEQITLLISTLHGTYQNLNMTVAQDWCLALQRMMKVKEEEIHSANKCRLRLLLPGKPDKSGRPISVMVVFITPNPLSKISWVNRLHLAKIGLREENQPGWLCPDEDKKSKAPFWCPILSCHMPAFSSKALDLQLGTAVHNPVQSSLLGFSAVSTSLPQGYLWVGGGQEGAGGQVEIFSLNRAVPRTVKSFPVASPVLCMEYIPEAGEGELAGTQEPQPTTEQPPTSLHPTVCLGLRDGSIAVYGSVDTGTQCLLTCKSPGMQPVLCLKHSPEYLFAGLQDGTVAAYPRSNGGLWDPAEQPTRLAVGTGPVRALLTLDETLWASCANQVTVLDATSLRAQQTFEAHPDTEASVTHMIKAGSGVWMAFSSGSSIRLFHTETLEHLQEINIATRTTFVLPGQKHVRVTSLLICQGSLWVGTDQGIIVLLPVPRLEGIPKITGKGMVSLNGHGGPVEFLAVALSTLAPDVLKGDQEEEEEGEEEKTPELDGPPPREMRKKGILLQYRLRSTSHLPGQLLSVREAPVGGTPAHTEEDGSIYEMADDPDVWVRSRPCARETPRKEISSVAIVSGGRGYRNFNAESPRRGGDADSTLLIWQVPLTL; from the exons ATGGCTTCGTCCGAGCTGCCCCCTCACCCCGCAGTAG GTGACCATCTCGCCCcagagacccccagccccctgccccagggggAGGAGGACCTTGGCGAAGCCTTTGACTTTGAGGacagcgaggaagaggaggaggaggaagaagaagactCGGTGGCCGAGCCGAGCGGCGAAGCGGTCCTCCGGGCACCCCCTCGCAGGCGACGTGCTGCCAGCTCCAGCGTCG ATGGGCTGGTGCCAGAGACCCAGGAAGG GCTGCCAGCGGGGGTGAGCAATGGGGAGGCTGGTGGAGAGCCCCACATCAGTGCCCAGACCTGGAAGAGGAAAAGCGGCCGCCGAG GTGAGCGCTTCGAGTTCCCGGCGGTGGAGGACGATGTGATCTATGACGATGTCCCCTGTGAAAACCTTGACGCCGAGCAGGACG GCCCGGGGACGGAGCGCAGCCTGATCTATGAGGAGGTGCAGCGCGGCgaggggccgcgggcgggcgAGGATTTGGGCTGGAGCTCCAGCGAATTCGAGAGCTACAGCGAGGATTCAGGCGAGGAAACCAAGCCGGAGGCCGAGCCGGCCAAGCAGCGGGCATCCTTCCAGCCCAAG CTTTCTCCAGACCTGAATAGACTAAAGGAGAGATACGCCAGGACTAAGAGGGACATCCTGGCTTTAAGAGTTGGGGGGAGAGACATGCAGGAGCTGAAGCAGAAGTACGATTGGAAG ATGACCCAGCTGATGAAAGCAGCCAAAAGCGGCACCAAGGATGGTTTGGAGAAGACCAAGATCGCGGTGATGAGGAAGGTGACGTTCCTGCACCGGAAAGAAGCACCAG gGGACTCGGAGGAGGAGGACACGGGTTTCCTGGAGGTCACCGTCTCCGACATGAAGCACCCGCCGCCGGAGCTGGGCCCCATGCCCGAGGGGCTGAGCCCGCAGCAG GTGGTACGGCGGCACATCCTGGGCTCCATCGTGCAGAGCGAGCGGAGCTACGTGGACTCCCTGAAACGCATCCTGCAG GATTACAGGAACCCGCTGATGGAGATGGAGCCGAAGGTGCTGAGCGCTAGGAAGTGCCAGGTGGTGTTTTTTCGTCTGAAGGAGATCCTGCAGTGCCACTCCATGTTCCAGATCGCCCTCGCCTCCCGCGTGGCCGAGTGGGACTCGGCGGAGAAGATCGGGGACCTCTTTGTGGCCTCG tTCTCCAAGTCGATGGTGCTGGACGTCTACAGCGACTACGTCAACAACTTCACCACTGCCATGTCCCTTATCAAGAAGGCTTGTCTCACCAAACCTGCCTTCCTCGACTTCCTCAAG aAGAGACAGATGGCGAGCGCCGACCGGGTCACGCTCTATGGGCTGATGGTGAAGCCCATCCAGAGGTTCCCCCAGTTCATCCTGCTCCTGCAG GACATGCTGAAAAACACCCCCAAGGGCCATGCGGACCGCCTGTCCCTCCAGCTGGCCCTCACCGAGCTGGAGACGTTGGCAGAGAAGCTCAACGAGCAGAAGCGCTTGGCCGACCAAGTCGCCGAAATCCAGCAGCTCAGCAAGAGCATCAGTGACCGCAGCAGCCTCAACAAG CTGCTGAGCTCGGGGCAGCGGCAGCTCCTGCTCTGCGAGACGCTGACCGAGACGGTGTACGGCGACCGGGGGCAGCTCATCAAGTCGAAGGAACGGAAGGTTTTCCTCCTCAACGACATGCTGGTCTGCGCCAACATCAACTTCAA AGGCCAGCTGGAAATTAGCAGCCTGGTGCCCCTGGGTCCCAAATACGTGGTGAAGTGGAGCACGGCCCTCCCACAGGTACAGGTGGTggaggtggggcaggagagcggCGCCTACGACAAGGACAACGTCGTCATCCACAACGCTGGCGCCAAGAAGCACGTGCCGGCCGGGCAGGCTTCACACA ATAAAGTCTACCTGGGGCCACCGCGGCTCttccaggagctgcaggacctGCAGAAGGACCTGGCGGTGGTGGAGCAGATCACCCTTCTCATCAGCACCTTGCATGGCACCTACCAG AACCTGAACATGACGGTGGCCCAGGACTGGTGCTTGGCCCTGCAGAGGATGatgaaggtgaaggaggaggagatccACTCCGCCAACAAGTGCCGCCTCCGTCTCCTGCTGCCCGGGAAGCCAGACAA GTCTGGCCGCCCCATCAGCGTCATGGTGGTCTTCATCACTCCAAACCCCCTGAGCAAGATCTCCTGGGTGAACCGCCTGCACTTGGCCAAGATAGGACTGC GGGAGGAGAACCAGCCGGGCTGGCTCTGTCCCGACGAAGACAAGAAGAGCAAAGCTCCTTTCTGGTGCCCCATACTCTCCTGCCACATGCCCGCCTTCTCCTCCAAGGCCCTCGATCTGCAG CTTGGCACCGCGGTGCACAACCCTGTGCAGTCCTCGCTGCTGGGCTTCTCCGCCGTCAGCACCTCGCTGCCGCAGGGCTACCTCTGG GTTGGGGGGGGCCAGGAAGGCGCAGGAGGGCAGGTGGAGATCTTCTCCCTCAACCGTGCCGTGCCACGGACAGTGAAGTCCTTCCCAGTGGCTTCGCCGGTGCTGTGCATGGAGTACATCCCCGAGGCGGGCGAGGGGGAACTGGCGGGCACCCAGGAGCCCCAACCGACCACCGAACAGCCCCCCACGTCCCTGCATCCCACCGTGTGCTTGGGGTTGCGGGATGGCAG CATCGCGGTCTACGGCAGCGTGGACACGGGGACGCAGTGCTTGTTGACCTGCAAAAGCCCGGGCATGCAACCCGTCCTCTGCTTGAAGCACAGCCCCGAGTACCTGTTTGCGGGGTTGCAGGATGGGACCGTGGCCGCCTACCCCAGAAGCAACG GGGGGCTGTGGGACCCGGCAGAGCAGCCCACCCGCCTGGCCGTGGGTACCGGCCCCGTGCGAGCCCTCCTGACGCTGGATGAGACCCTCTGGGCCAGCTGCGCCAACCAGGTCACCGTCCTCGATGCCACCAGCCTCCGCGCCCAG CAAACCTTCGAGGCCCACCCGGACACGGAGGCCAGCGTCACGCACATGATCAAGGCGGGCAGCGGGGTCTGGATGGCCTTTTCCTCGGGCTCCTCCATCCGCCTCTTCCACACCGAGACGCTGGAGCATCTGCAGGAGATCAACATCGCCACCAGGACCACCTTCGTCCTGCCGG GTCAAAAACACGTCCGGGTCACCAGCCTCCTCATCTGCCAGGGTTCGCTCTGGGTGGGCACCGACCAGGGCATCATCGTGCTGCTGCCCGTGCCCCGCTTGGAGGGCATCCCCAAAATCACCG GAAAAGGCATGGTGTCCCTCAACGGGCACGGTGGCCCCGTGGAGTTTTTGGCGGTGGCGTTGAGCACCCTGGCCCCCGACGTGCTAAAGGGcgaccaggaggaggaagaggagggtgaggaAGAGAAAACCCCCGAGCTGGATGGCCCCCCGCCTcgagaaatgagaaaaaaagggattttattGCAATATCGCCTCCGATCCACCTCCCACCTCCCCGGGCAGCTGCTGTCGGTGCGGGAAGCGCCGGTCGGCGGCACGCCGGCACACACCGAGGAGGACGGCTCCATCTACGAGATGGCCGATGACCCCGACGTCTGGGTGCGGAGCCGACCCTGCGCCCGCGAGACCCCACGCAAGGAGATCTCCTCGGTGGCCATCGTTTCGGGGGGTCGGGGTTACCGTAACTTCAACGCCGAATCGCCGCGCCGGGGTGGCGATGCCGACAGCACCCTGCTCATCTGGCAGGTCCCGTTGACGCTATAg